In Anabrus simplex isolate iqAnaSimp1 chromosome 14, ASM4041472v1, whole genome shotgun sequence, a genomic segment contains:
- the SelR gene encoding methionine-R-sulfoxide reductase B1 isoform X4 has protein sequence MAGTEKQTFSKEELKKRLTPIQYHVTQEKGTERAFTGKYNKMKESGTYSCIVCGEDLFSSETKFDSGCGWPAFNNVLDQGKVKLTKDTSHDGLARVKREQ, from the exons ATGGCTGGAACTGAAAAGCAGACATTTTCTAAAGAAGAACTGAAAAAACGTCTCACTCCAATCCAATACCATGTAACGCAAGAAAAGGGCACTGAAAG AGCATTCACTGGCAAGTACAACAAAATGAAGGAATCAGGAACATATTCATGCATCGTGTGTGGAGAAGACCTCTTTTCTTCAGAAACAAAATTTGATTCAGGGTGTGGCTGGCCTGCATTCAATAATGTTCTTGATCAGGGGAAGGTGAAACTCACAAAGGATACTTCGCATG
- the Sbds gene encoding ribosome maturation protein SBDS has protein sequence MSKIFTPTNQIRLTNVAVVRVKKGGKRFEIACYRNKVLSWRNNVEKDIDEVLQTHTVFTNVSKGQVAKKEDLIKAFGKDDVTEIAKEILAKGELQVSDKERASQLDSLFKDIATTVADKCVNPETKRPYPVSMIEKAMKDVHFSVKPNRNAKQQALDVIPMLREKIPLERAQMRIKVISSGKEARKLREKIVKLATSTETENWNGGELSIVCLIDPGHYREVDELVRSETKGHGLLELLSLKEVMEGEELLE, from the coding sequence ATGTCGAAGATATTTACACCTACGAATCAAATTCGTCTTACAAATGTCGCAGTAGTGCGAGTGAAGAAAGGCGGGAAAAGGTTTGAGATTGCATGTTATAGGAATAAAGTTCTGTCATGGAGAAATAACGTAGAGAAAGACATCGATGAAGTTCTTCAGACTCACACCGTATTTACGAACGTGTCGAAAGGGCAGGTGGCAAAGAAGGAAGATCTTATAAAAGCCTTTGGTAAGGACGACGTGACAGAAATCGCCAAGGAAATCTTGGCTAAGGGTGAACTTCAAGTGTCCGATAAAGAGAGGGCTTCACAACTCGACTCTCTCTTCAAAGACATTGCTACTACTGTCGCTGATAAATGTGTTAATCCGGAAACGAAACGACCTTATCCTGTTTCTATGATTGAAAAAGCTATGAAGGATGTGCATTTCTCTGTTAAACCTAACAGGAATGCCAAACAACAAGCCTTGGATGTCATTCCAATGCTGAGAGAGAAGATTCCCCTTGAGCGAGCCCAGATGCGGATTAAAGTAATTTCGTCTGGTAAGGAGGCAAGGAAGTTGAGGGAAAAGATAGTAAAGCTAGCTACAAGCACAGAGACTGAAAACTGGAATGGAGGTGAACTGAGTATTGTGTGTTTGATCGATCCAGGACATTACCGTGAAGTGGACGAACTTGTTAGGTCTGAAACCAAAGGGCATGGCTTGTTGGAGTTACTCAGCCTTAAGGAAGTTATGGAAGGAGAAGAATTGTTGGAATAA